In Herbaspirillum seropedicae, a single window of DNA contains:
- the livG gene encoding high-affinity branched-chain amino acid ABC transporter ATP-binding protein LivG → MNASVKTMLEVSNLSMRFGGLLAVDGVSLAVQEREVFAIIGPNGAGKTTVFNCISGFYRPTSGEIMLDGASIARQPSHQVAQQGLVRTFQNIRLFKSMTVVENLLVAQHQQVNTNLLSGLLKTPAYRKSEQEALQRAAYWLDQLGLTALANREAGTLSYGLQRRVEIARCMITKPRLLLLDEPAAGLNPQEKQELSQLIDRLRREHGVAVLLIEHDMSLIMGISDRILVMEHGKPIVTGTPEQVRSDERVIKAYLGEE, encoded by the coding sequence ATGAATGCATCCGTGAAAACCATGCTGGAAGTGTCCAACCTGTCGATGCGCTTTGGCGGCCTCTTGGCCGTGGATGGCGTTTCCCTGGCCGTGCAGGAGCGCGAAGTCTTCGCCATCATCGGCCCCAACGGCGCCGGCAAGACCACCGTCTTCAACTGCATCAGCGGCTTCTACCGGCCGACCTCGGGCGAGATCATGCTCGATGGCGCCTCCATTGCCCGCCAGCCCAGCCACCAGGTGGCGCAGCAGGGCCTGGTGCGCACCTTCCAGAACATCCGCCTGTTCAAGTCCATGACCGTGGTGGAAAACCTGCTGGTGGCGCAACACCAGCAAGTCAACACCAACCTGCTGTCGGGTCTGCTGAAGACGCCGGCCTATCGCAAGTCCGAGCAAGAAGCGCTGCAGCGCGCCGCCTACTGGCTGGACCAGCTGGGCCTGACGGCGCTGGCCAACCGTGAGGCTGGCACCTTGTCGTATGGCCTGCAACGGCGCGTGGAAATCGCTCGCTGCATGATCACCAAGCCGCGCCTGTTGCTGCTGGATGAACCGGCGGCCGGCCTGAACCCGCAGGAAAAGCAGGAGCTGTCGCAACTGATCGACCGCCTGCGCCGCGAACACGGCGTGGCCGTGCTGCTGATCGAACACGACATGAGCCTCATCATGGGCATCTCCGACCGTATCCTGGTCATGGAGCATGGCAAGCCCATCGTCACCGGCACACCGGAACAGGTGCGCAGTGACGAGCGTGTGATCAAGGCCTACCTGGGAGAAGAATGA
- a CDS encoding T6SS effector phospholipase Tle3 domain-containing protein, with translation MSNPASISATKKPDRVVGGGGFTLLPDHSEARFYKTLPLPGVIILVHGVNSDGEWYDSTEEGLCEGLNDRLARQPEQMAFSGPTSGRLMAAKYTPELTSEGFLAPMRSASNFLAPQPHWSPVIRFRWGYKASKKDLRLYGPNVWLNEQDYWGGGPFANGCSAVADLWSEGLNDRLFLWLTAQHLNPVPGRDVYTCPHRAYYVHAALRLARLIKSIRERQQDCPVTVMCHSQGNMVGLAAAFLADRLGVQADSYLLCNPPLSLVPDNMMESWVQRGSRDARGAAGRQSSAARTETLKNFFTLLRQRAAAAHPDDRIDKEMANAAPRQGQPFTSADDRQRHGLNGNTFGRVTLYCNPHDQVISASTVQGIGWRGMSQEEIQATQGEGVFAQRVFAHGYAVGQAPGQSYRYWEDRWNKDAGAGKDGFWHPPSPTARYSIRQGLTSNQGIIGKIATALSTPFLAPVALLKVSVNADAPKHWSIPVNAPALPNPFLPRAYRYGQQMDGFDEGLDPSGNARDVAKREEQKRPDDPYDQHSTRTSQDGSATDAPMGDASSEAQLRYEDRARLRMQARRTGLADADGQVIGEDKPDEASDSYRQWRNQQISRFLVDGVDQNATDHSTIVTNPEHARRAAAYDVAVGVCTLSEDDLHELRVEADWRYVEESEINSSNQYLAEYFKTGRMNGQPLHEWIGAGEAAKPDTVIDQRDWAAPAVGGEP, from the coding sequence ATGTCCAATCCCGCATCGATTTCTGCGACCAAGAAACCCGACCGTGTCGTCGGCGGCGGTGGTTTCACCTTGCTACCCGATCACAGCGAGGCGCGTTTCTATAAGACCTTGCCACTGCCAGGCGTGATCATCCTGGTGCATGGCGTCAATTCCGACGGCGAGTGGTACGACAGCACCGAAGAGGGGCTGTGCGAAGGACTCAACGACAGGCTGGCCAGACAGCCGGAACAGATGGCCTTCAGCGGCCCGACCTCCGGTCGCTTGATGGCGGCAAAGTACACGCCGGAATTGACCAGTGAAGGCTTCCTGGCCCCCATGCGTAGTGCTAGCAATTTCCTCGCACCGCAGCCCCATTGGTCGCCGGTGATCCGCTTCCGCTGGGGCTACAAGGCCAGTAAGAAAGACCTGCGGCTCTATGGTCCCAATGTCTGGCTCAACGAACAGGATTACTGGGGCGGCGGCCCCTTTGCCAACGGGTGTTCCGCCGTCGCCGATCTCTGGAGCGAGGGGCTCAACGATCGCCTGTTCCTCTGGCTCACGGCCCAGCATCTCAACCCGGTACCGGGACGCGACGTCTACACCTGCCCGCACCGGGCCTACTATGTCCACGCCGCCTTGCGCCTGGCGCGCCTGATCAAGTCGATTCGCGAGCGCCAGCAGGATTGCCCGGTCACCGTGATGTGCCACAGCCAGGGCAACATGGTGGGCCTGGCCGCAGCATTCCTGGCAGATCGGCTGGGTGTTCAGGCCGATAGCTACCTGCTGTGCAATCCTCCCCTGAGCCTGGTCCCGGACAACATGATGGAAAGCTGGGTCCAGCGCGGCAGCCGCGACGCCCGCGGTGCGGCAGGACGGCAGAGCAGCGCCGCACGCACCGAAACCCTCAAGAATTTTTTCACCCTGCTGCGCCAGCGTGCCGCCGCCGCCCATCCCGATGACCGTATCGACAAGGAGATGGCCAACGCCGCACCGCGTCAGGGGCAGCCTTTCACCTCTGCCGATGACCGCCAGCGCCATGGACTCAATGGCAATACCTTCGGTCGGGTGACGTTGTATTGCAATCCGCACGATCAGGTGATTTCCGCCAGTACGGTGCAAGGCATAGGCTGGCGCGGGATGAGTCAGGAGGAGATCCAGGCCACTCAGGGGGAGGGTGTGTTTGCGCAGCGGGTGTTTGCGCATGGGTATGCAGTAGGGCAGGCGCCGGGCCAATCCTATCGCTACTGGGAAGACCGCTGGAACAAGGACGCCGGCGCCGGCAAGGATGGCTTCTGGCATCCTCCGTCGCCCACCGCCCGCTATTCGATCCGCCAGGGCTTGACTTCCAATCAGGGCATCATCGGCAAGATCGCGACCGCATTAAGCACTCCGTTTCTGGCCCCGGTCGCCTTGCTCAAGGTATCAGTCAATGCCGACGCGCCCAAGCACTGGAGCATTCCTGTCAACGCTCCGGCGTTGCCAAATCCGTTCCTGCCCCGGGCCTATCGTTATGGGCAGCAAATGGACGGATTCGACGAAGGGCTCGACCCGTCCGGTAATGCCCGCGATGTCGCCAAGCGCGAGGAGCAAAAGCGGCCGGACGATCCCTATGACCAGCACTCCACGCGCACCAGCCAAGATGGCTCGGCCACTGATGCTCCCATGGGCGATGCTTCATCCGAAGCGCAATTGCGCTATGAGGACCGGGCCAGACTGCGCATGCAGGCCAGACGCACCGGGCTGGCTGACGCCGACGGCCAGGTGATCGGGGAGGACAAGCCGGATGAGGCCAGTGACAGCTACCGGCAGTGGCGCAATCAGCAGATCAGCCGGTTTCTCGTTGACGGAGTGGACCAGAACGCCACTGATCACTCCACGATCGTGACCAATCCGGAGCATGCGCGCAGGGCCGCTGCGTACGATGTGGCGGTGGGGGTATGCACGTTGAGTGAAGACGATCTCCATGAGTTGCGGGTGGAGGCTGATTGGAGGTATGTAGAGGAATCGGAGATCAACTCTTCAAATCAATATCTGGCCGAGTATTTCAAAACGGGCAGGATGAATGGCCAGCCCCTACATGAATGGATTGGAGCTGGAGAGGCCGCCAAGCCGGATACTGTGATTGATCAACGCGACTGGGCGGCGCCCGCTGTAGGGGGGGAGCCATGA
- a CDS encoding ABC transporter ATP-binding protein — protein MLQFDKVHTHYGAIEALHGVSLNVEKGEIVTLIGANGAGKTTLLMTLCGRPRASSGRVIFEGQDITQLQTHEIMRRGLAISPEGRRVFPSLTVLENLKMGAFFASNEAIEQGIEYVFGLFPRLKERAAQRAGTMSGGEQQMLAIGRALMSKPRLLLLDEPTLGLAPLVIAQIFDIIRTIRESGVTVFLVEQNANKALGVADRGYVLENGHVVMSDTGANLLANSDVRKAYLGHG, from the coding sequence ATGCTGCAGTTTGACAAGGTGCATACCCACTATGGCGCCATCGAGGCGCTGCACGGCGTATCGCTGAATGTGGAGAAGGGCGAGATCGTCACGCTCATCGGCGCGAATGGCGCGGGCAAGACCACGCTGCTGATGACGCTGTGCGGCCGTCCGCGAGCCTCCAGTGGCCGGGTGATCTTCGAGGGCCAGGATATTACCCAGTTGCAGACCCACGAGATCATGCGCCGCGGCCTGGCGATTTCGCCGGAAGGCCGGCGCGTCTTTCCCAGCCTGACCGTGCTGGAAAACCTCAAGATGGGCGCCTTCTTTGCCAGCAATGAGGCCATCGAGCAGGGCATCGAGTATGTCTTCGGCCTGTTCCCGCGCCTGAAGGAACGGGCGGCCCAGCGCGCCGGCACCATGTCCGGCGGCGAGCAGCAGATGCTGGCCATCGGTCGCGCCCTGATGAGCAAGCCGCGCCTGCTGCTGCTCGATGAGCCCACCCTGGGCCTGGCTCCGCTGGTGATTGCGCAGATCTTCGACATCATCCGCACCATCCGCGAGAGCGGCGTGACGGTGTTCCTGGTCGAGCAGAACGCCAACAAGGCGCTGGGTGTGGCCGACCGTGGCTATGTGCTGGAAAACGGACATGTGGTCATGTCCGATACGGGCGCCAACCTGCTGGCTAACAGCGACGTGCGCAAGGCTTACCTCGGCCACGGCTGA